The Papaver somniferum cultivar HN1 chromosome 3, ASM357369v1, whole genome shotgun sequence genome includes a region encoding these proteins:
- the LOC113359318 gene encoding uncharacterized protein LOC113359318 → MVVKDTPSSLSDGYQPVFPVSRVKSKCVAEVYLEEDQSWNLTLPRRMNQVVRNEIDELQNCLTEVFLNKEADDVVGWSLEKKSRFTVKSTYDSLTQDYVDQDSSYVFKYIWGHKFPPKISFFIWTIAHNSLSIRDMLTKKRMEVPQNFLFCSQVEITNNLYLHCDFAVKIWDHFKEKSQWQFTMPDNIISMLFSWNINISDKQQFYILSMIFVAILSCIWKE, encoded by the exons ATGGTAGTAAAAGATACCCCTTCTTCCCTATCAGATGGTTATCAGCCTGTTTTTCCTG TGTCTAGGGTTAAGAGTAAATGTGTTGCTGAAGTTTATTTGGAGGAGGATCAAAGCTGGAACTTAACGCTTCCAAGAAGAATGAATCAGGTGGTAAGGAATGAAATCGATGAGCTTCAAAATTGTCTCACAGAAGTGTTTCTGAACAAAGAAGCAGATGATGTAGTTGGGTGGAGTCTTGAGAAGAAAAGCCGGTTTACAGTTAAATCTACTTATGATTCTCTTACTCAAGATTATGTGGATCAAGATTCAAGCTATGTCTTCAAATACATTTGGGGTCATAAATTTCCTCCAaagatttctttctttatttggacTATTGCTCATAACAGTCTGTCAATAAGAGACATGTTAACTAAGAAAAGAATGGAAGTCCCTCAAAATTTTTTATTCTGTTCTCAGGTAGAAATAACGAACAATCTCTATCTGCATTGTGATTTTGCAGTGAAGATCTGGGATCACTTCAAGGAGAAATCGCAGTGGCAGTTCACTATGCCTGACAATATTATCTCAATGTTGTTTTCTTGGAATATCAATATATCAGACAAGCAACAATTCTACATTTTAAGCATGATCTTTGTAGCCATCTTATCGTGCATTTGGAAGGAGTGA